The following nucleotide sequence is from Coffea eugenioides isolate CCC68of chromosome 3, Ceug_1.0, whole genome shotgun sequence.
TCCATAATGCTCAAATTGTTTCTCTAAAGAGATACAAGACAGACCAGATTAAGTGCTTTTGGTATATCTCTATTCCTTTAATTTTTACAAAGGGACTGCAATTTATGATAGTAAGGCCTTTGTATTAATTACAGCAATCATCTTTTCAACAGCCAACTATATCGTGGGCCAATGGCAAGACTAGGGCTGTAAACGAgtcttatcgagtcgagttttggtcTAATCAAATCGAGTCTTGACTTAGTTTTATCAAGCTCGAAATCGAACTTAAACTTGACGAGCTGCCAATTTAAaattcgagttcgagctcgagttcgaaaaaataataattattttgtttttttaaaaataaataaaataataattttttaataaataataaaatattacaGCTCTGTATATgttattttactattaaaataattatatatatatatatgtattcgAGCTCGCAAGTCGGCTTGCGAGTTAAcaagtttaatattttttaattcgagttcaaactcgagtttgactcgagcTCAATATTGATCGTGCTCGACTCGAGTTTTGATTCGACCCGCTCGTGAGCGGTTCAATTCGTTTACAGTTCTAGCCAGGAGGCTCTGTAAAATAGAGATCAATCTACTGCAGCTTTTTCATCATTCACAAAATCAGTTAAAATACTTAAAATACCTCGAGCAAAAATCGGTTCCAAGacacttcttttcttttgcatttcctTGGCTACAGTTCCAAGacacttcttttcttttgcatttcctTGGCTACAGTTCTAATGATTAACTCAGAGGTGGCAGCTAGGGAATTGGCCAAGACTTCCACGTCTGTTGACAATTGCAAGACATTTATCCTCTACTAATTTCTGCTTTTCTTACAGGACCACAAATTATATCATATTTCAAATTATGTACTTATTTCAGTTATAGATGTAAAGCATTGGACTATTACGACACAAATCTGACGTCTTTAAACTATAATAGACGTCAACTAAGGTGTACAAGAAAGCGTTCAAGGCTTCCCTGACGTGGGACTCGGGGCATAGTGGCTGGTCATCTATGGTTGGCAACGATAAGCCTACCTGCTAGTTGGTTGTATTTAACCATTTTAAAGACAACATTAGATTTTCTTGGCACGTAGtttagaaggaaaaaaaacttCCAATTGAGTATAAAATTATTGTTTTGGTATTCGTTAAACTAAAAACATGTATAAAAATTAGtccaaatatgaaattttcaaatgtatGACTCCAAATGAATTTATGTGAAAACGTCATTCCTAGATTACACTAATAAACGTATTTATTATCCTCAATGCAGCAATGACAGTTGAGACGGATGGCTAAAAGAAGCAAAGTACCCTGGAGGTGGCTACAGAGGGTACCCCAGAGGAGGCTACGGAGGTGGTATCCTGGAGGAGGTTATGGAGGTTACCCTGGTGGTGGATATGGGGTCTACCGAGGAGGAGGTTTTGGGGGATATCCTGGGGCTGGATTTCGTTGTTGCGGCCCAAGCTATTATGGTAGGGGTTGTAGGTGCTGTTCTTATCCAGGTCAGGCTGGTTGCTGAGCCTGAGAACTAACAGAGGCAAGGGATGTAATATGGACTGTAAGTATTCGGTAGTTCGAGATTACTTTTATGTGTCTTTTATGAGCACTTTTGGTGTAATGGCAAATAATCTCATGCCATATGAAGTCATTTTAGTGGCTTTGCAATAaaaatgtgtaatttttgtaGTCCAAAATACAACAAAATTCAAGACTAATTTTGGTTGGTTCATCTGTAAATTAGTTAATTAACCATTATCAAAGTGTTTTTATTAAATCTTTCTATTTTGGGTATACACAATTAACTAATCTAATCCAGATATTCGTGGCAATAACCCTCTCTCTATCCAATTCTGTTACATGTTTGACTAAAAATAGATTAAAAAAAGCCCTTTACCCTACCTCCGCCTTCTCAGTCAATTTTAATATACGAGCGGAAAAGAAATGATAGAACGAAATATTGAAGGGTTAATTACATAAAACCCCCTTGTGGATTCACCGATTGCTGCATGATTTTTGACATTTCCAAAAATATGCATATTTCTCTTTTGTGATTTCATGAAAAGTAAAAACTAAAGGAAAAGCAGTCTCCGCAACATCATCAGTTGAAATACTGCTTTTACTTAACCACTAAACCGAACAATGGCTTGATCAAAGAGAAATTATATGGATAAAGACAAAAATCACATGAGAGATAATGTAGATATTTATGGAAATTATGGGAGACCAAGTGAAACTATAATTTTATTACATGCATTTTTGGAGTATGTCTGATTGAATTGACACAATCATTTGTTCTTTCTgtttatttttaactttacataaaaatataaagaagTTATGTGAATATATTGAAGCCCTAAAAGAGTCGTGGTAATATGAAAACCCAGGTGGAGTCATGTGCAATTTACCccataccaaaaattcatgctAAAAGCTCAAGTAGACGTTGTTTTGTTTACCTAGTTTCACGAAAACGTCAAAAATCTGTTTGACTAGCAGACTACGAGATTGAATATTCATGTCAACTATACAAAAAAGTCGCAGAGTACACAGAATTTGAGGCACACGGACATGTAACACTTGTGCAAAATAGGGGCAAAATAGGTTTCCAAGAACCATATTTTGGATCAGCATATATGAAGGGATCCTTTAATTGATTGTAGTTTGTCGTTTTCCAATATCAGTCACATGACTATCTGATTTCATAAACTTTAATAACACAATATACTAAATAAATTCAGAGGACATAACTTTGTTCATTGCCTGAAGTTTGTTGCACACAACAGTTTCTAGATGTACTCGTAAATGATCATAAACCGACCTTTGCCTCTTTTGTCGTTTCTTTTTCCTGTCTGAAAGGAGTCAAGACTTAATGTAGGTTTTTGGAATCTCTAGTTGAAACCTCAAAGTGTTAAAGAATTTCTAAGCAAAAATATACTTGAACAATTTTGGGTATACTTTAGACAATGCAGCATATAAGTGAATCCAAGCAGAAGTGCTAGCTGTTCAAAATTGAAACACACATAAGATTTCACTTTCATGCTATTGAAGTAGAAAAAAGTACATCATTATATTCAGTAATTCATCTAATGGTGAATGGATACCACTGATTAAGCTCTTATTTTTATAGCACAGTACATAGTTTTAGTACTTATAGCCTCTTAATTTGCTCCAAAGGCATTGAGGCATCATGATGCATAAGGCCTGGCTATTAGTTTTGCGGTTCAGTTTCTGGCTCAGCATCCACAGCCTCACCAGCATATGTGCAGCACCTGCAGCCATAATAACCTTGGCCACAGCAACCATAGCGGCATCTGCCACCACCATAGCCACCACGGCCGCCGCCACCATAACCACCACGGCCGCCACCATAACCACCACCTGGGTAACCCCCATATCCACCTCCAGGGTAACCCCCATATCCGCCTCCAGGGTACCCTCCATATCCACCACCAGGGTATTTGGATTCTTCCAGGCCATTAGTACTCTTCTCTGCAGCATTGGCTGCAAATGGTCACAGGATCGTATGCAGAATTATTAGTTAGTGCATGCATTTTAGCAGGAAAAAAATATCGTCTTAGAGTAAATTATGTTATGCAAAAACGTCTATATTTTGTAGGTACAAAATtgttgaaaaaggaaagaataagTTCTTGAGTGGATAGCTTACTATTTTCGGCCAAATCCCTGGCTGTCACCTCTGAAGCAATCATCAGAACTACTGCCAAAAGGCATAGGAAGAGAATTGCCTTGGaacccatttttgttttcctcaCACAACTTGGTTTATGAACTCAAGATTTGGTATTGAGAGCAATGAGAAGGATGAGGAAGCTGGAGCAATCTCTACTCTATTTATAGGGAGATCTACGTGACATGGTTCTCGAAGAGGGAGAGATAAAAATATGCATGGAAATGTGTCGACCCCATGATTTAGTTGGCTGTTGAAGATAATTATGACTGCAATATCTGATGGAATATCCAACTTATCACAGCTTGGATTCCCTGTTTGGATTTTATATTCTAGTGGCATTATTCAAATCCATGGAGGGTAGATAGTCAACCGTGTGATAAGATATGGCCCATGTATAATGGCATGATTCATGAATGGACGTATATTACTAGTACTACTTGCCTTGATGTGGGATGGGATTGATTAGGGAAGAGTAGGAAAGTTAAAGTATCGAATTAATTGCCTGTGATTTTTATTACCTACACCAGAAACATGTATACAGATGTCAAAAATATTTGTGCACTTGTTACATATAAATCTTCAACACAAATCGTGACGCTACTCAATATAATCAAGAATATGTTTGTCAAGCTACTCATATTCCGCAAAAAAGGTGGCAAATTcatactttttctttcttaacTTTAGTAGGCACATTCTGTATTTGTGTAAAAGAAGCCATtgaagaatttaaaattttcaacttgCTCAGTCTCGAAGCTGTGACTTTTTATTACTAGTTTTAATAAGGATTAATAATATTTTGCTCCCTTAGAGTAGAGTTTGTGATCGTACTTTTCCCTCTAGAATGAAAAAATTATGCAATCTTGTCCTCCTTAACACtagatattaactaatttatcaactccaataaaaaaaaagtgatttaaTGACTAAACTGCCAATGTTACTGTGATGCATGGCCAGAAACACTCAGGTGCTACAATGTGCAAAGAAATAAcaacagaaaaaagaaataggatCGAATAAGGAGAGGCATCTATAAAAATTAGTATAAAACCTATTTAACACTCTATTACTCAATATTAGGCCATGTTCTTAGGGTATCATCAGTGAATCAATGAAAGAAGTAAGGGCTGCTGATTATTATTGGAATTCTCTCAAGAGTTTTAGTTGTGAGGTTGCAGTTTATGTTATACTTGTTTCTTTTCCCCCTTATGTTATACTTGTTGGTTTTAAAGAATGTTGAGCTTATTGCTAAAATCCTGGATTTTTGCTACTTTGACCATTTATTGGTTTTGCCAAAGAATTCAGAAGTAGGCGTTCATCATAATAACTTTGAGGgaaattggaagaaaaaaattttacattctTTGAGAGTGTTAAAAAATACAACATCCATTATATTGGGAAGTAAAATGAGTGacaagagtatattttacgtattttttagtatgttttattaattagttttggtgtgttttatttacttttttagctaattaactaagtttctagtgaaaatatgcattttatggtttaagtggtaaaaattgcatttctatggatttttatagtgaaaacttcatgtttttgtaggtttaatgattcaatcattaaatggtatgaattgagaagataattggatgattatggatgatttgaagtggtttAAAGAAGATGTGAAGTACAAgagaggaaatgcaatcaagaataaaaggaagCTTCACAGCTTTGATACCTTGTGGTATTTTGAcaatatcttgagctacaagcattggattgaggtgattcttataccattttgaagctaagagatgaatctacatttggtatgaggACATCGAAGTTCAGTTCAGtcgttttcattgtcaaaaagtcgaaatacaaaAGTGCAACTCTGTTGTCGAAAActgaaacagagctctgaccagttgATAGTATTTTAGTCATATCTTAGTCTACAGAGCTTCAAATTGGATGACTCTtaaggcattggaaagctaactcaaaggctacaattttcatggtttacacaagagctagttcGGCGTCCATCATTGCGAACATAGCAGTTGAAGTGGTACTGAAATGAAAATGCGACTATCAATACGCGAGTTGAAGTCGCGTATTCCTGTAGCCGCGTATTCTCTTCTGTTTTTTGCAATTTGCACATCAACTTGCTCtgctttcacacaacttttccaactcaattcTAGCTATCAATTTCTATTGTATCTGATCAAGAAAAGGTTGGAAAGTTGGAGAGACAACTCATAGGAGTTCATGAGtcaaaaaatgacaaatttaACAACTCTTCTTGACCTTGAATTCGTCTATAAATAGAAGCCTTTGGAGaccattttcacaactttggaaggctagagaaactccaccaaaaatgtagtcatcactagtttttcttagttcaattagtttagtagtttagtatagagtagtatagtttttatccactcttgtatattggctagactaggatgaagatggagatgaagaaagaggggttgaaactcatgtgacaagggttatctcttctccaactttTTATCTTTCGTATTGAATTCTTAAGTatggttaatatgcaagttttggctttgtgtttcaatatgtgtttctaaagtttatgcctagagttatggatgaactttttatATGTTGTTAatgatatttacttggttatttgataatattattttgagtaagttatttaacacttttgcttttctaatcatgattaaccggccactagttgtgattatctaaaggtgttaagtttgcaatgagaattaaaatttaacactagttcaaagaaatgataaacctagggagttcACTCACAAGATTAGAGGTGCActttgtggctttagtgacttgtttcatgtaatttcatagaagaaatgaacttgtagttaattcataaccacgagagtaggtatggtttagttATAAGTAAGTTGATTTACtatgagagtaggtttcacGTACAtgaggaaattacgccataactagccaagataatagcattcacttaaccggtaacttCATTTGTAAgaatagtaaggaattccatacgTCTAGGAGCTTTGtagtgttattttcattacttttatatttatggtagtctagataataaaggagtttgaaaaacACCGGTAATTGAAATCTTCCATATGGGATCGAcacttaataccctatactcgctcatgattcgtatacttgcgataaatcgcctGTGGGGCATTCAGGAGttaataaatgtaaaatttgattgtggatgaacttaattgtatatgtatacccgTGCACATCAATGAGAATACCCCTAGTTCGAGGGGGTAAACTTTGACTGACCATTTAAAATTACAAATATGTAGTAGTACATTCTTTTCTCAGACTAGCCACCTTGCATTCAATTTTTCCCTTACACTTACAATTTAGTACTGTAACATAAAGCTAAAAAATATTCACCACCACTAAAGCTATACTGAAAGAAAAATGGG
It contains:
- the LOC113765642 gene encoding glycine-rich protein 3 short isoform-like, whose translation is MGSKAILFLCLLAVVLMIASEVTARDLAENTNAAEKSTNGLEESKYPGGGYGGYPGGGYGGYPGGGYGGYPGGGYGGGRGGYGGGGRGGYGGGRCRYGCCGQGYYGCRCCTYAGEAVDAEPETEPQN